The Ziziphus jujuba cultivar Dongzao chromosome 3, ASM3175591v1 region AGTCCAATGAATAATGCTAATAAGCTAATTATGTTTTAGCAATTTCCTTAATAAGCAATCAAGCTTCATATCAATCGTCCTAGTTCTAATATTCACCATTCTGGACAATTTTATTACACAGTACAGCAATGAATCATGATTAAAgtagaatataaataaataaataaataaataaaagtccaAAACTTTCTAAAGAGATTTTCTGATCCAagcaagaaaattttcaaagggaaagataacaaaaagaaaCAGAACACCCACCTCCACAAGTTCAGGACTTGCAAAGTCCTGAATGAGACCGGCAAGCTGAGCACTGTCAACACTATAAGGAAGGTTCCCAAAGTAGAGCTTTGTATTCACAGAAACTCCATCACCACCAGCCACAGTTTTATCTCCTTCCCTACCCACCACTACTTGTTCTTCTTCAACCTTCTCTTCCTCCTCTTGTTGAtcctcctccttctcctcctccaccatcttttcttcttcttcaacctcaGCCGTGACAGCCACCTCTTCTTGTGCAACAGCAGCAGTTATCCTCATGACTCGCCATTTCTGCGAAGCAGCAGCGATAGAGAGCGGTTCGAGATTGAAAGAGTGTGATGGGGATGATGCCAATATCCTGGTTGGTGGGGTAATTCTGAGGTGAAGATCAGAAGGCAAGAGATTGGATCGAATGCATTTGAGGGTGTTGATTGATGATGAGGAGACTGATGAGGCCACAGCTGCAGCAGCAGTGGCAGCCATTTGTGTGATTATGGAGGTTTTTGGAGATGTTGGTTGTGGTGgggtggtggtgatggtggttTTTTTCAGTTAAGAATGGAGATGTAAAGGAGCGAGGAGGGAGGGAAGAAAAATAGAGGAAGGTATCAGGTATGGGGAGTTTGGAAAAGTGGAAAGCATCTAAGCTGACGTGGGCAGATTGTGTCCAGTGGGATTGGAGAAGGATATATGGTGAGGGATAaggtgtccttttttttttaaaaaaaaaaaaaaaaagagattaaatcttgcttttaaattttgattttttgtttggcTATTTGAGTGGAGTTGTAGAAGAAATTGCTTCTTAATGCtttcttatattattaaatttattaatgacTATagctatttatatttttgttctagttTTTTGCTGGGGTTTATGCTTATGGTATgattgcatttttctttttataaatttatgtacTTCAAAAGGAAGTAAATgactctaaaaaaaataaaaataaaaaaaaataaaaaaaagaagcaaaggaAGTAAAGGGTGCTAGTTGTTGCTTTAAATATCCgtccttttccttttgttttttgggctGAGAAAAAGTttgtttcagttttttttttatttgtttttaaatttccatttttaagtTGGATAggaatctattttaaaaaaatgaagaagtaaAACATAGGAATAAATTcattgtacatataaaattcgTTAGGTATTCGTTAGGTATGCAATATTGGATTATATTAGTATGAATTgtattatattgaattttattggaatatattatattacaccCATACTATATTGTATTTGGTGTaggattgtataaaataataccttATTCGCAACAACAATATAttgtatgtattattttttattatttattatttaataaattattactattaaaaaaaataaatattacaaaaatatcatatttttctctttccattttgtatattattataacTCATCACAAATAAAGAgagggagaaggaagagaatttAGTGTTAAATTGAACTTCTACTCTTGCCATAATAAATTATGATGGATGGAAGGTAGTGATCgaagataaagaaattaaggAGCTAATTGGAGCTCTGCAATTTTTGCTAATCAAAACAGCATATAATATAAGCTTGTgatccaaaaaggaaaaaaaaaaaaaagtataagcttcactatatttttaaaaaaaaaattcaaattatttttaagtcagttttttttaaaaatattttagttaattaagatatctaaaaaaaaaactttaattaacattaattaatatttgaaagaaacaaactaCACACAGTtaaatagaaaaacataaaaaaccaaaacttaAGGCTGTTGTAAAATTGAACGAGaccttattaattaatttgtttcaaaAGCATGCAATTCAGTtgattcacaaaaaaaaaaaaaagaaaaaaaaagaaaaattgcaatTCAGTCTTCTTTTCATGTCAttagggggaaaagaaaaaaaaaagaaaaagaaaaagaaaaagtcttcTTTTGTTTCTTGGAAGTTGCAACGCTATGTGAAAAGTATTTTTCCAAGTaattccaaataatttaataaattaagttggtattattattattattgttattattattattattatgttgctAATATTTGAGGAAATATGATATAACGGTTAAAAGTCCCAGGAAAGCCATTGGAGAGCGAAGGTATGCGGAACAGAGGCACATGTACCTAGCCCCAAGGTGCAAcgatcataatatatatatatatatatatatattatttatagagCTGGAAGGTTTTTGATCTGGCCCTTTGCAACCATGTTTGGGTTTTGCTTagcataatttttgtttttacttctttttgctatctttctttctttctttctttctttttttattttttttatttttttatttttttcatttttagaagTGTTTTACGCaactttttattgattttagttAAAAGGCTTTTTTTAAGAGATCTGAAGTACTTTCtaaaaaattgttcaaatatTTGCAAAAGTAACTTTTGAGTAAAAGATATGCCAAACTTGCTAAAATCTATTGCATGTAATTTTtttactgtaattttttttttctaaattaatcaTTTATCAAGTCAACATATTAAAAGAACTGTATATTGATCTGGCGCTAGaaggagtaaaaaaaaaaagactgagCCTTACAATTGGATGTACGACTGTCATGCTCTTTAAaataaggtttaaaatatttgatattttttttaaaattttttttaaaatttttattttttgaaaagctcgaaataaaaatggataaaacttctataatatctattgaaattttagacattttgccaaaattttcatgaaaatttctgtaaaatatccatatcaaatccttaatgatttggttaaaaaatttataatttccatggaaatgtttgaaatttctactgaatttcaaaaatatctatgaaattttttatttttttttaaaaattcataaatattattggtagttagtaaaattttttattaaattaacttcattaataattttttttttaccctttaattgctTTTAAACATTCagtaataaaaggaaaatagaatgaattaaattgaataacattaataagttctacttattgaatattaataaagcaaaaatacaaagattgtggattatatttttgaataaggTAAATGTTATGGTCGGGAATATCTGTTTTACAAATATGTATGAAtagatgaaatatatacatgtgaaataataatgtttgtttgaaaaaaaaaaaattcctgacaattcacaatttttttttattacattttttaagaagaaaattGTTCAAAATATATTCCTTATGataggttttatttttcattttctttaaagaagaagacaatatatCATTCAATTATATCAATCAACAAAATACTCTCCACGAGTTTTTTATGCCATGGATCATCTTACAATAGAAGGGAATCATAATCCAAAAATTGCTTAACAAGCTAAAAAAGAgggaataaatgttcaaaaagtgattgCTGAAAAAGTAAATTATAGTAGTAgtgattcatttcaaaggcttatgagagagTCAACTAGAACTATTGGTGCTTCAGCTCCATCAggtggtacacattcacaatttgagactcttAGTAATCACTCTAGCTCCAGTGTGATaaagataacttcaataaattatctgaattataAGTTAGAAGAGATAGTGGTCAAAGGAAATCACCAAGTCGAGAAGTTGGATTAAGCTCATTTgttggtgaacaatattacacacatactataaaagatgaagatcatgggagtagagatgCATGTCAAGGATTTGGTGCTGTTAGAAAAGACTATATACGTAAAGATAAATCTATAATAGAAATGTCACAACAAAAAGAAGAttcgatttctatgaattttggatctatgagggttggaaatcattttcataacccttattcaattgatatttatggaatgtcatcaaatagtaactcatgggtaccatctcaaactcaaccatcagagagtagtaATTATGTACATAGTCAACTAATAATGTAAGAgccatatggttggcatattaatcattatatgcaaaattttcaAGGAGATATATCTTTTTATACCTATTTCTcatatttcacatctcaaaattaaaatgaggaagaaacccagaagttctatgtggtattaagatgacatttatgaattacaatataattgtaataatcattttatatattttagttgataaataattttatcatatctatatttttttgacatatttttattaataataattcatctatggtcattaatacttattataaatcaattcactaaaaagaatataacatccattcaatattttaggaagttttataatcaatttgataattgatggattaaataaactaattctaaagtttcaataaaactttttattttttaaaacaaatttctattattttttataaatttttattgatatttgatattttttgatatttctatGGAAAATTTCGTATCTTAAACTctcgatatttttattaatatcgattttttgaac contains the following coding sequences:
- the LOC107422473 gene encoding 30 kDa ribonucleoprotein, chloroplastic, coding for MAATAAAAVASSVSSSSINTLKCIRSNLLPSDLHLRITPPTRILASSPSHSFNLEPLSIAAASQKWRVMRITAAVAQEEVAVTAEVEEEEKMVEEEKEEDQQEEEEKVEEEQVVVGREGDKTVAGGDGVSVNTKLYFGNLPYSVDSAQLAGLIQDFASPELVEVLYDRETGRSRGFAFVTMSTIKDCNKVIENLDGSHHMGRTLRVNFSDKPKPKLPLYPETEYKLFVGNLSWSVTSESLTQAFQEYGNVVGARVLYDGETGRSRGYGFVCYATKSEMDIALQSLDGMELEGRAMRVSLAQGKRS